In Apium graveolens cultivar Ventura chromosome 10, ASM990537v1, whole genome shotgun sequence, the following are encoded in one genomic region:
- the LOC141690936 gene encoding uncharacterized protein LOC141690936: MTDAEQELQQVLSRVDTKPWTLYTDGASNINGTGLGLVLKLPQGDIIAQSVCCDFKATNNEAEYESLIMGLIVAAEMKIKNINVKCDSLLIINHIKGSYEAKDSKMVAYLDIAKRLTNCFDNFSIEQLPRENNVQVDALAGLGAVFQHMDLNNVPIIHIINPAMERLALGAEIMILDQYDSDTKEDADNWIKEFKDYLQFRAVPANNNEARVLKMKASRFTIIDGDLFKKSSTGLLQRCL; encoded by the coding sequence ATGACGGATGCTGAACAAGAACTTCAGCAAGTTCTTTCACGAGTAGACACGAAGCCTTGGACGCTGTATACAGATGGTGCATCTAATATCAATGGAACAGGATTGGGGCTTGTCCTCAAATTGCCACAGGGGGATATAATAGCCCAATCGGTATGCTGTGACTTCAAAGCCACAAACAACGAGGCCGAGTACGAATCATTAATCATGGGACTTATAGTCGCCGCAGAAATGAAGATCAAAAACATTAACGTTAAGTGTGACTCATTActtattatcaatcatatcaaagGCTCCTATGAAGCCAAAGATTCTAAAATGGTGGCCTACCTTGACATTGCGAAGAGACTAACCAACTGTTTCGACAACTTCAGCATAGAGCAACTTCCAAGGGAGAATAATGTGCAAGTAGACGCGTTGGCTGGATTAGGAGCTGTATTCCAACACATGGACCTCAACAATGTCCCAATAATCCACATCATAAATCCCGCTATGGAAAGACTAGCCCTTGGGGCAGAAATAATGATTCTTGATCAGTATGATAGTGACACCAAAGAAGACGCAGACAACTGGATAAAAGAATTCAAAGATTACTTACAATTTAGAGCAGTGCCAGCTAACAACAATGAAGCTAGGGTTCTCAAGATGAAAGCGTCAAGATTCACAATTATAGATGGAGATTTATTTAAAAAGTCTTCCACGGGACTGTTACAAAGATGTCTGTGA
- the LOC141690937 gene encoding uncharacterized protein LOC141690937, with amino-acid sequence MFDESDKKDIREPQQDGLVISLPVGNCLIKRILVDNGSAANIMMLSTLTQMGLVESDMIKKSTTLVGFSGETKRTLGEITLPTYAQGVNLLEKFYIINVDSSYNIIMGRPWIHNLKVVPSTYHQVLKFPTPWGAQEIRGDQSMARDCYMTCLKPTVQHHGNETPVAIVTGPERLAKIDLKTGDKKLLMGEDLSPTIEANLVNFLATKLDAFAWEDDDIMGIDPNVITQKLNVDPSYIPVQQK; translated from the coding sequence ATGTTTGATGAGTCAGACAAGAAGGACATACGAGAACCACAACAAGACGGGCTAGTCATCTCCCTACCTGTAGGAAATTGCTTGATAAAGAGAATATTGGTGGATAATGGAAGTGCTGCCAACATCATGATGCTTAGCACGCTTACACAAATGGGGTTAGTAGAAAGTGACATGATCAAGAAATCGACGACATTGGTGGGGTTTAGCGGGGAGACAAAACGCACGTTGGGGGAAATCACGTTGCCAACATACGCCCAAGGGGTCAATCTCCTAGAAAAGTTTTACATAATCAACGTGGATTCGAGTTATAACATAATTATGGGAAGACCATGGATACATAACCTAAAGGTGGTGCCATCAACATATCATCAAGTATTAAAATTCCCAACACCATGGGGAGCTCAAGAAATAAGGGGTGACCAAAGTATGGCACGGGATTGTTACATGACATGTCTGAAGCCGACCGTCCAACATCATGGGAATGAAACACCTGTGGCTATAGTAACAGGACCAGAACGATTAGCCAAAATAGACCTAAAGACCGGAGACAAGAAACTATTGATGGGTGAAGACCTCTCTCCAACGATCGAAGCCAATCTAGTAAATTTCCTAGCCACAAAATTGGACGCCTTCGCTTGGGAAGATGATGACATAATGGGGATTGATCCAAATGTCATTACACAGAAGTTAAACGTGGACCCTAGTTACATACCCGTTCAACAAAAGTGA
- the LOC141690938 gene encoding uncharacterized protein LOC141690938, with protein sequence MDKEGVKIPLRLHVHKETNQVIFAEANSDFVDTLFSFLTLPMGTIVRILKNKSDLQPREFGCFGNLYESFEKLDTKGCKTMLLNPRNAAEGRCRQLKLNIDDSGPTRYFICQNWACTKPELSINIPAKVCSCGETLSKPTNIKTNESIGTGKVFITETACFTVTDDLHVIPNVPTTVFKLLEKFGISDLTEIDEITLNIGYKEMLTLLKCSLQSNSPLTDVFVDRHFKSQKFKSMLVNPQVAQLHLSENHKFSFSETQDEYYRFAKTVKQTVGRQALKILKASFGSVIYEISQHDMKASREDKTGHLNGNLRKLSRTTSLKAADD encoded by the exons ATGGATAAAGAAGGAGTCAAGATTCCCTTGAGACTACATGTACACAAAGAGACAAATCAAGTTATATTTGCCGAAGCAAACAGTGATTTTGTTGATACTTTGTTCAGCTTCCTAACGCTACCCATGGGGACAATTGTTAGGATTCTGAAAAATAAAAGTGATTTACAGCCTAGGGAATTCGGATGCTTCGGAAATCTGTACGAAAGTTTTGAAAAACTTGATACGA AAGGATGCAAAACAATGCTCCTCAATCCAAGAAATGCAGCAGAAGGCCGGTGTCGACAACTAAAGTTAAACATCGATGACTCTGGTCCCACTCGGTATTTTATTTGTCAAAATTGGGCATGCACTAAACCTGAGTTATCAATTAACATTCCTGCAAAGGTATGCAGCTGTGGAGAGACCCTGAGTAAACCTACCAATATCAAGACAAATGAGAGTATAGGGACGGGGAAAGTTTTTATCACTGAGACCGCATGTTTTACTGTTACTGATGATCTTCATGTGATTCCCAATGTGCCTACTACAGTTTTTAAACTGTTAGAGAAGTTTGGTATCAGTGACTTAACTGAAATTGATGAAATTACTTTAAATATTGGATATAAAGAG ATGTTAACTCTGCTCAAGTGCTCACTGCAATCTAACTCTCCACTGACTGATGTTTTT GTTGATAGACATTTTAAATCTCAAAAGTTTAAATCAATGTTGGTGAATCCTCAAGTGGCTCAACTACATCTTTCCGAGAACCacaaattttctttttctgaaacACAAGACGAGTACTATCGTTTTGCTAAAACAGTAAAACAAACAGTTGGCCGGCAG GCTCTGAAAATACTGAAGGCGTCTTTTGGATCTGTTATATATGAAATTTCGCAACATGACATGAAGGCTTCACGGGAAGACAAGACGGGACATCTAAACGGGAACCTGAGGAAGCTGTCGAGAACGACATCGTTAAAAGCAGCAGATGACTGA
- the LOC141690939 gene encoding uncharacterized protein LOC141690939, translating into MANKKRSERCFEEEDWVYLKLQPYKQSFVSSRSYPKLATKYFGPYQIIKKIGAVAYSVKLPSQSKIHNTFHVSLLKKHHGPIPADIDNSIPEIYDSGSLVTRYPQSVLEIRNLKKNNAAMVQWLVKWQDYPEEEATWENATTIIQKFPSFDPWGQGSSHGRGINTMCVVKAMSWRTPHSGT; encoded by the coding sequence ATGGCTAATAAAAAAAGATCAGAAAGGTGCTTCGAGGAAGAAGACTGGGTATACTTAAAATTACAACCCTACAAACAGTCATTTGTATCATCAAGGTCATACCCCAAGCTAGCCACCAAGTACTTTGGTCCTTATCAGATTATAAAAAAAATTGGCGCAGTAGCATATTCTGTGAAACTACCTTCCCAGTCCAAAATACATAACACCTTTCATGTATCACTCTTAAAGAAGCATCATGGTCCAATTCCTGCAGACATTGATAACTCCATTCCTGAGATTTATGATTCTGGTAGTTTAGTCACCAGATATCCTCAATCAGTACTGGAAATCCGAAATCTGAAGAAGAATAATGCTGCTATGGTCCAATGGTTAGTCAAATGGCAAGACTACCCGGAAGAGGAAGCTACTTGGGAAAATGCTACGACAATCATACAGAAGTTTCCTTCATTTGATCCTTGGGGTCAAGGATCCTCTCATGGAAGGGGTATTAATACAATGTGCGTAGTCAAGGCAATGAGTTGGCGGACACCTCATAGTGGGACCTAG